One genomic segment of Desulfomicrobium sp. ZS1 includes these proteins:
- a CDS encoding respiratory chain complex I subunit 1 family protein, giving the protein MPLYIDIALRLLCWLLLAPLLPGIINKVKAWVAGRQGPPVLQLYYDLARLWRKGVVLSTLASPGFIIAPAVAWTAVVTAALLLPLAGAGTAFSFDGDVLLLVYLLALARFCTAWGAMETGSAFEGMGAAREVSFAVLAEIGIITAILTLVVQSGSIALSSMFEPLSGPGAALLAVGLFIILLAENCRVPFDDPNTHLELTMIHEVMVLDHSGPPLAMILHGAAVKLLLFAVFLAQAVLPLSELPLLASVAALALSVLLVTVAVGLIESLTARLAFKRVPLLLTIGFLFCLFPLLLTWMGDL; this is encoded by the coding sequence ATGCCCCTGTACATTGACATTGCGCTGCGCCTCCTGTGCTGGCTGCTCCTTGCCCCGCTTCTCCCGGGCATCATCAACAAGGTCAAGGCCTGGGTGGCCGGGCGGCAAGGCCCGCCCGTACTGCAATTGTATTACGATCTGGCGCGGCTGTGGCGCAAAGGCGTGGTCTTAAGCACCCTGGCCTCGCCCGGTTTCATCATTGCCCCGGCCGTGGCCTGGACCGCCGTGGTCACGGCGGCCCTGCTGCTGCCCCTGGCCGGTGCGGGCACGGCGTTCTCCTTTGACGGGGACGTTCTGCTGCTGGTCTACCTGCTGGCCCTGGCCCGCTTCTGCACGGCCTGGGGAGCGATGGAGACGGGCTCCGCCTTCGAGGGCATGGGCGCGGCCCGCGAAGTCAGCTTCGCCGTCCTGGCAGAAATCGGCATCATCACCGCTATCCTGACCCTGGTCGTGCAATCGGGCAGCATCGCCCTCTCATCCATGTTTGAACCCCTCTCCGGGCCGGGTGCGGCGCTTCTGGCCGTAGGACTTTTTATCATCCTGCTGGCCGAAAACTGCCGGGTCCCGTTTGACGACCCGAATACCCACCTCGAACTGACCATGATTCACGAAGTCATGGTCCTGGATCACAGCGGCCCCCCTCTGGCCATGATCCTGCACGGGGCGGCGGTAAAACTGCTGCTCTTCGCCGTCTTTCTGGCGCAGGCGGTGCTGCCGCTCTCAGAACTGCCGCTCCTGGCCTCGGTCGCGGCCCTGGCGTTAAGCGTGCTGCTGGTCACCGTGGCCGTGGGGCTGATTGAATCCCTGACCGCGCGCCTGGCTTTTAAAAGGGTCCCGCTGCTCCTGACCATCGGTTTTCTGTTTTGCCTTTTCCCTCTGCTTTTGACCTGGATGGGTGATTTATGA